The Leptospira meyeri region AAAGTCCAAACGATCTGTTAGGTTGTGATCCATATAGTGAAGGATCTCTTCCAAAAAACTTTCTGATCCAAATTTTGTTTTGATCAGCTCTTGGAGGGACTTTGTGATGTTTTTTTGTTGTTCCCCTTTGTAAATGACCCGTTGCATCCGGTTGTAAAAGTCCTGAAATGTGGACCGAACTGGCAAAAGGGACAGTGGGCTTGTACACGAAACTCCCTCAAACTTCACCGATTTGGTTTCAACCGGGTCAATGACAGCAGCAATCATGGTGTAGACCATATTGGCTTCGTCTCGAAGGTTTACTTTGACAGAATAATAGTTTGGTGTCTCAGGCATAAGGTTCTTTTTTGACAGTATCCATCTTTTGAAGAAAGCTGTCAAAAAGATTAGGTCATCATGGGAATTGTCTCTTTAATCACAATCCGTTACATCCGAGGGTCCCGAGTACTAGGATTCCTCTCCATCAAATCCAGGCTGTCGTTCATTGTTATGGCAGTGGGAGTGGGACTTCTCGTCGTAGTCCTCTCCATTTTCAACGGATTCCAAAAACAAGTGAAAGAATCTCTTTGGCAAGGGGGTCCACATATCACCATCGAAAACTCATATGGGTCTGGGGCGATTTATGATTATGAAAAGGTCATCGCTCACCTAAAGTCAGATCCAAAATTGGCAGAGTCTTTTGTTTCTGTCGAGGGAAACATAACGAGTCATGGACTCATTCAAAGCAATAACAACTTCAACCCCATTATGATTCGAGCAGTCCCCGTGGACTCAGTAGAAAAATTAGTGGAAAATGGATTACCAAACTTCCCTCGCATTTTGCAATACGATCGAGATGCAATCCAATCCATCAACACGAAGAAGTTGGTTGTTGTGGGTAAAGAAATGAGTGCCATCTACGGGTATGGGCTTGGTCGTGAAATTACTATGGCTGTTCCTGGTGGAAGATTTACTGTGGAACGTGGGGTTCAGGTGAATGTCCAAACATTTCGATTGACCGGACTTTTTAAAACAGGTTATTATAATTACGATTCTAAGTTTGTGTTTTTATCTCTCCCACAAGCACAAGAGTTTTTTAAAATGAAAGGAGCGGTCAATCAAGTTGCCATTAAGGTTCGTTCCTTGGATGATTTAAAACTCACCAAACATCGAATCTTATCAAGGTTAAACGAAGATAACTGGGACAAAAAAATTCAAGATGAAACTTCTTGGTCTGTCCGAACGATCGCTGAAGAACAGGAAAACTTTTTAGCAGCACTAAGACTTGAAAAAACAATTATCTCCATTATTGTATTTTTATTTATTGTCCTTGCTGCTCTTGGAATGGTGGCCACCGTCCATTCATTGATTCGAGCAAAAAGAAGATCAATTGGGACATTGAAGGCCCTTGGCCTAGCTTCTAACGATATACTTTTAATTTTTACATTAAACGCAATGATTGTAGGTATCTTGTCATCGTTAGTTGGTGGGATGGCCGGGATCTTTATTGCCACTAAGTTAGAAGTCATTATCAACGTAATCTCTGAGATCATCAATGGAATAGGCGGATTGCTGAACCCTGGTGATTGGGATCCAGTAGAACTTGTTCCAAAAGATATTTATTATTTTGATCATATCCCTGTGGATATTGATATTTCTTTTATCTTTATGGTGACAACGGCAGCGACCATTCTTTCGGGTCTTGCTGGTTATTTCCCTGCACGTATGGCTGCGAATCTAAACCCTGTGGATACAATACGAAATGACTGATATGAATATAAAACCAACTGTTTCTGTTCGCAAATTAGAAAAATACTACCAAGTTGTGGATAAAAGATACCATATCATTTCAGGTTTAGATTTTGAAGTTTTACCTGGTGAAATCGTTTCTGTAGAGGGGGCATCAGGAGTGGGGAAGTCCACTCTTCTCAATATCCTCGGTGCTATGGATTCGTTTGATGACGGTGAGGTGGAGGTTTGCGGAGTTAGTTTAAAGAACCTAACCGAAAAACAGAGGGAAAGTTTTCGTGCCGAAAAAATTTCTTTTATCTTTCAACAACATCTTCTTTTACCAGATTTTACCGCTTTAGAAAATGTGATGATGCCGCTTCTCATTGCAAAAATAAATCCAGGTTTGGCAAAACAACAGGCCACTGAAATTTTAAAAAAGGTAGGCCTTGGAGAAAGGACGGAAAGTTTTCCATCCCAACTCTCAGGTGGAGAAAGTGCAAGGGTTGGTGTGGCAAGGGCACTTGTAGGACGAAGGCAACTGATTTTGGCAGATGAACCAACAGGAAACTTGGACAGGGATAACTCTCGCCATCTGATGGATTTAATCAAAGAACTTCAGAATGAATTTAAGTTCTCTTTGATCCTTGTGACTCACGACTTGGAACTTGCCTCTATGGCACACAAAAGAAACCGAATTGTATCCGGAAAACTAACTCCAGTTACATAGAATGCGTTTTT contains the following coding sequences:
- a CDS encoding ABC transporter ATP-binding protein, which encodes MTDMNIKPTVSVRKLEKYYQVVDKRYHIISGLDFEVLPGEIVSVEGASGVGKSTLLNILGAMDSFDDGEVEVCGVSLKNLTEKQRESFRAEKISFIFQQHLLLPDFTALENVMMPLLIAKINPGLAKQQATEILKKVGLGERTESFPSQLSGGESARVGVARALVGRRQLILADEPTGNLDRDNSRHLMDLIKELQNEFKFSLILVTHDLELASMAHKRNRIVSGKLTPVT
- a CDS encoding ABC transporter permease, with product MGIVSLITIRYIRGSRVLGFLSIKSRLSFIVMAVGVGLLVVVLSIFNGFQKQVKESLWQGGPHITIENSYGSGAIYDYEKVIAHLKSDPKLAESFVSVEGNITSHGLIQSNNNFNPIMIRAVPVDSVEKLVENGLPNFPRILQYDRDAIQSINTKKLVVVGKEMSAIYGYGLGREITMAVPGGRFTVERGVQVNVQTFRLTGLFKTGYYNYDSKFVFLSLPQAQEFFKMKGAVNQVAIKVRSLDDLKLTKHRILSRLNEDNWDKKIQDETSWSVRTIAEEQENFLAALRLEKTIISIIVFLFIVLAALGMVATVHSLIRAKRRSIGTLKALGLASNDILLIFTLNAMIVGILSSLVGGMAGIFIATKLEVIINVISEIINGIGGLLNPGDWDPVELVPKDIYYFDHIPVDIDISFIFMVTTAATILSGLAGYFPARMAANLNPVDTIRND